A genomic window from Streptomyces sp. NBC_00234 includes:
- a CDS encoding VOC family protein, translating to MHQAPPGPIARLRSLRYVELHTPAFTETADFYEEVWGLETVESDTGARWLRGTGDEHHVLHLTERDRVGLGRIAFAVGTPAEVDEAARRLEARSVVPVAGPGPLEQAGGGYGLRFTDPEGRLIEISAQVEAVVPRGRDGAVPVGVTHAVLNTTDIDAAVAFYCDVLGLRVSDWSEHQMAFLRCNADHHCIAFNQAEWTSLNHVAYEMTSVDHFMRGLGRLRHHGITPQWGPGRHGPGNNTFSYFTDPSGLVCEYTSEVAQIVEDAWIARVWRRVPDLSDLWGTAGPPSKEIRCHMAGAPDPGPLAPLDIQEVGA from the coding sequence ATGCACCAAGCACCCCCCGGTCCGATCGCCCGGCTCCGCTCACTGCGCTACGTCGAGCTGCACACCCCGGCCTTCACCGAGACCGCCGACTTCTACGAAGAGGTCTGGGGTCTGGAGACCGTCGAGTCCGACACCGGCGCCCGCTGGCTGCGCGGCACGGGCGACGAGCACCACGTCCTCCACCTCACCGAACGCGACCGGGTCGGTCTCGGCCGGATCGCCTTCGCCGTCGGCACCCCCGCCGAGGTCGACGAAGCGGCGCGGCGCCTCGAAGCACGCTCCGTCGTCCCCGTCGCCGGCCCCGGTCCGCTGGAGCAGGCGGGCGGCGGCTACGGGCTGCGGTTCACCGACCCCGAGGGCCGTCTCATCGAGATCAGCGCCCAGGTCGAGGCGGTCGTCCCGCGCGGCCGGGACGGTGCGGTCCCGGTCGGGGTGACGCACGCCGTGCTCAACACCACCGACATCGACGCCGCCGTCGCCTTCTACTGCGACGTGCTCGGGCTCCGGGTGTCCGACTGGTCCGAACACCAGATGGCGTTCCTGCGCTGCAACGCCGACCACCACTGCATCGCCTTCAACCAGGCCGAGTGGACCTCGCTGAACCACGTGGCGTACGAGATGACCTCGGTCGACCACTTCATGCGGGGCCTGGGACGGCTGCGCCACCACGGCATCACCCCCCAGTGGGGCCCCGGCCGGCACGGCCCGGGCAACAACACCTTCTCCTACTTCACCGACCCCTCCGGGCTGGTCTGCGAGTACACCTCCGAGGTCGCCCAGATCGTCGAGGACGCCTGGATCGCCCGTGTGTGGCGTCGGGTGCCGGACCTCTCGGACCTGTGGGGGACGGCGGGGCCGCCGTCGAAGGAGATCCGCTGCCACATGGCGGGCGCGCCGGACCCCGGCCCGCTCGCTCCCCTCGACATCCAGGAGGTCGGCGCATGA
- a CDS encoding aldehyde dehydrogenase, which translates to MLQFPTDILIAGQWRRGAGDPLDTVDPATGHLLATLHAASAEDVAEAAEAAAKAVADPAWRDLLAHERSRLLHRIADLIEEAADELSALQTADTGKTLAETRALALSAAGTFRYMGAALETAEDALTPSRGPYVTMSVHEPIGVVGAINPWNSPVASDAQKIAPALAAGNAVLLKPAAWTPLVSLALGRLITRALDEFRLPTALLSVLPGSGRVVGEAIVRHPLVARIGFTGGTETGRSIAGAAAHKLVPASLELGGKSPTIVRADADVEQALAGVMFGIFSSSGQSCIAGSRLFVAREIYDSFVGELVARVAALRVGPGTDPATQVGPLVHHRHRDSVAAYVDLARSEGARVLCGGSAPEGERYTDGAYYLPTVLDGLANTSKTCQEEIFGPVLVALPYDDEDDLVRQANDSVYGLACGIWTQDLRAAWRLARRIEAGTVWINTYKQFSAATPFSGWKDSGLGTEKGRDAIRAYQRQKSLYWGTSSHPLPWAG; encoded by the coding sequence GTGCTGCAGTTCCCCACCGACATCCTGATAGCGGGCCAGTGGCGACGTGGCGCGGGCGATCCCCTCGACACGGTCGACCCGGCGACCGGGCACCTGCTCGCCACCCTCCACGCGGCCTCCGCCGAGGATGTCGCCGAAGCCGCTGAAGCCGCGGCCAAGGCGGTGGCGGACCCCGCCTGGCGCGACCTGCTCGCCCACGAACGCTCCCGGCTGCTCCACCGCATCGCCGACCTGATCGAGGAGGCCGCCGACGAGCTCTCCGCGCTGCAGACCGCCGACACCGGCAAGACCCTCGCCGAGACCAGGGCCCTCGCGCTCAGCGCGGCAGGCACCTTCCGCTACATGGGCGCCGCCCTGGAGACGGCGGAGGACGCGCTCACACCCTCCCGCGGCCCGTACGTCACCATGAGCGTCCACGAACCGATCGGCGTCGTCGGCGCGATCAACCCCTGGAACTCGCCCGTGGCCAGCGACGCCCAGAAGATCGCCCCCGCCCTCGCCGCGGGCAACGCCGTCCTGCTCAAGCCCGCGGCCTGGACCCCCCTCGTCTCGCTGGCCCTCGGCCGGCTGATCACCCGGGCCCTCGACGAGTTCCGTCTGCCGACCGCCCTGCTGTCGGTGCTGCCGGGGAGCGGCCGGGTGGTCGGCGAGGCCATCGTGCGCCACCCGCTCGTCGCCCGCATCGGATTCACCGGCGGTACGGAGACGGGGCGCTCCATCGCCGGGGCCGCCGCCCACAAGCTGGTCCCCGCGTCCCTGGAGCTCGGCGGCAAGTCGCCCACGATCGTGCGCGCCGACGCGGACGTCGAACAGGCCCTGGCAGGCGTCATGTTCGGGATCTTCTCGTCCAGCGGCCAGTCCTGCATCGCCGGCTCCCGGCTCTTCGTGGCACGCGAGATCTACGACTCCTTCGTCGGCGAACTCGTCGCACGCGTGGCCGCGCTGCGCGTCGGACCCGGCACGGACCCCGCCACCCAGGTCGGCCCCCTGGTGCACCACCGCCACCGCGACTCCGTCGCCGCCTACGTGGACCTCGCACGCTCCGAAGGAGCCAGGGTGCTGTGCGGAGGATCGGCCCCCGAGGGCGAGCGGTACACGGACGGCGCGTACTACCTGCCGACGGTCCTCGACGGGCTCGCGAACACTTCCAAGACCTGCCAGGAGGAGATTTTCGGCCCGGTCCTGGTCGCCCTGCCCTACGACGACGAGGACGACCTGGTCCGCCAGGCCAACGACTCCGTCTACGGCCTGGCCTGCGGAATCTGGACCCAGGACCTGCGGGCCGCGTGGCGTCTCGCCCGCCGGATCGAGGCGGGGACCGTCTGGATCAACACGTACAAGCAGTTCAGCGCCGCCACCCCCTTCAGCGGCTGGAAGGACAGCGGCCTCGGCACGGAGAAGGGCCGCGACGCGATCCGCGCCTACCAGCGCCAGAAGTCCCTGTACTGGGGCACCTCCTCCCACCCGCTTCCCTGGGCCGGCTGA
- a CDS encoding MFS transporter yields MTTVAGKPALGSIAARLERLPHSRWHIKVRFLIGAVTFFEAFDQLLAASALPVLMKEWNLSTGQATFAVTSASIGMLLGALVAGWLGDRIGRVRTVALGVAVTGLASLAVAFSGSIETFSMFRFVQGLGIGGVVPVAATYINEIARSDKRGRFVLLYEMIFPAGLAAATLLAVWVVPNFGWRAMFVVGTIPVLIAALLPRHVEESPRWLLARGRTAEAEAAIARIEAEVARATSEELPAPAPASDAPEETPQGRLADLFRGRYLRRTAVLSGLWFVAYYVNHGISTWLPSLYTKQFDLDLTTALVYTLLSNVTGLLGTFVVAMLVDRIGRRPALIGALVGTVLSLGVLALAGATSGGQVALFASCTTFFLYAINAGLYLYSPELYPTHNRAKGAAFGGLWNRIGVILGPVTVGAIIGAGGSLTLVFAQLAAMAAVGAVIAWFAVETKGKTLEELNS; encoded by the coding sequence ATGACGACTGTGGCCGGCAAGCCAGCACTCGGCTCCATAGCCGCGAGACTTGAACGACTGCCGCACTCCCGCTGGCACATCAAGGTCAGGTTCCTGATCGGCGCCGTCACGTTCTTCGAGGCGTTCGACCAGTTGCTGGCCGCCTCCGCACTGCCCGTCCTGATGAAGGAATGGAACCTGTCCACCGGACAGGCCACCTTCGCGGTCACCTCCGCCTCCATCGGCATGCTGCTCGGCGCCCTGGTCGCCGGCTGGCTGGGCGACCGGATCGGCCGGGTGCGTACGGTCGCCCTGGGGGTCGCGGTCACCGGACTGGCCAGCCTCGCCGTGGCCTTCTCCGGCAGCATCGAGACCTTCTCGATGTTCCGGTTCGTCCAGGGACTGGGCATCGGCGGTGTCGTGCCCGTGGCGGCCACGTACATCAACGAGATCGCCCGCTCCGACAAACGGGGCCGGTTCGTCCTGCTCTACGAGATGATCTTCCCGGCCGGGCTCGCCGCGGCGACCCTGCTCGCCGTGTGGGTGGTACCCAACTTCGGCTGGCGCGCCATGTTCGTCGTCGGCACCATCCCCGTCCTCATCGCCGCGCTGCTCCCCCGCCACGTGGAGGAGTCCCCGCGCTGGCTGCTGGCCCGAGGGCGTACGGCGGAGGCGGAAGCGGCGATCGCCCGCATCGAGGCGGAGGTCGCCCGCGCCACCTCCGAGGAGCTCCCCGCACCCGCCCCCGCGTCGGACGCCCCCGAGGAGACGCCCCAGGGCCGCCTCGCCGACCTGTTCCGGGGCCGCTACCTGCGCCGCACGGCGGTGCTGTCGGGTCTGTGGTTCGTCGCGTACTACGTCAACCACGGCATCTCCACCTGGCTGCCGTCGCTCTACACCAAGCAGTTCGACCTGGACCTCACCACGGCGCTCGTGTACACGCTGCTCAGCAATGTCACCGGCCTGCTCGGCACCTTCGTCGTGGCCATGCTGGTCGACCGCATAGGCCGCAGGCCCGCGCTGATCGGGGCGCTCGTAGGCACCGTGCTCTCCCTGGGCGTGCTGGCGCTGGCCGGGGCGACCTCGGGCGGTCAGGTCGCGCTCTTCGCGTCCTGCACGACCTTCTTCCTGTACGCGATCAACGCCGGGCTGTACCTGTACTCCCCCGAGCTCTACCCGACGCACAACCGCGCCAAGGGCGCGGCGTTCGGCGGGCTGTGGAACCGGATCGGCGTGATCCTCGGCCCGGTGACCGTCGGAGCGATCATCGGGGCGGGCGGCAGCCTCACGCTGGTGTTCGCGCAGCTCGCCGCGATGGCCGCGGTGGGTGCCGTGATCGCCTGGTTCGCCGTGGAGACCAAGGGCAAGACCCTGGAGGAGCTCAACTCCTGA
- a CDS encoding TetR/AcrR family transcriptional regulator, giving the protein MEPEDKSRPHAAPHAAPAGGDTGPSASAQRRPGSHDPEGNRRAVLDAARRLFGAHGYQGVGVRAIAAEAGVTPGLVMAYFGTKDGLFREAVAGGTGVTHDVLAVGTAGDLPAALAGAYLDRWDRLPSDDPWPALIRSAVSHPPSAELLRGILEKQVGEPLARLLGDSAGADVRTAMIRSVLFGVIMERYVFAHEPAASVPTEEFAPALADVLATAFGDPSVRTGPGEEETVRPAPGADAAPHPVPDDSAASLFAVLNECALRYQALIGRTVRAYGISPSAYEVIAALRDAGEPYRLTMGEVADAGTVRAGGLTQHADRLEAAGLIRRERDAGDRRVVRLCLTPEGLELARRVHAARSDQERELLAGLAPGDRRRLPGLLGALGHTLGAGVPER; this is encoded by the coding sequence GTGGAACCAGAAGACAAGAGCCGCCCACACGCAGCCCCGCACGCCGCACCCGCCGGGGGCGACACCGGACCCTCGGCGAGCGCCCAGCGCCGCCCCGGCTCGCACGACCCGGAGGGCAACCGCCGCGCCGTGCTCGACGCCGCCCGGCGGCTGTTCGGGGCGCACGGGTACCAGGGCGTCGGTGTCCGCGCCATCGCGGCCGAGGCCGGGGTGACCCCCGGCCTGGTGATGGCCTACTTCGGTACGAAGGACGGGCTGTTCCGCGAGGCGGTCGCGGGCGGGACGGGCGTCACCCACGACGTGCTCGCCGTCGGCACGGCCGGTGATCTGCCCGCCGCCCTCGCGGGTGCCTACCTCGACCGGTGGGACCGGCTGCCGTCGGACGACCCCTGGCCGGCGCTGATCCGCTCGGCCGTCAGCCACCCGCCGAGCGCCGAGCTGCTGCGCGGCATCCTGGAGAAGCAGGTCGGCGAGCCCCTGGCGCGGCTGCTCGGCGACTCGGCGGGGGCGGACGTACGCACCGCGATGATCCGCAGTGTGCTGTTCGGCGTGATCATGGAGCGCTACGTCTTCGCGCACGAACCGGCGGCCTCCGTCCCGACGGAGGAGTTCGCTCCCGCCCTGGCGGACGTGCTGGCCACCGCCTTCGGCGACCCTTCGGTGCGGACGGGCCCGGGGGAGGAGGAGACCGTGCGGCCGGCTCCGGGCGCGGACGCCGCCCCGCACCCCGTCCCGGACGACTCCGCAGCCTCGCTCTTCGCCGTCCTGAACGAGTGCGCCCTGCGCTACCAGGCGCTCATCGGCCGGACCGTGCGCGCCTACGGCATCAGCCCCTCCGCGTACGAGGTCATCGCCGCACTCCGTGACGCGGGGGAGCCCTACCGGCTCACCATGGGAGAGGTGGCGGACGCCGGTACGGTCCGGGCGGGCGGTCTCACCCAGCACGCGGACCGGCTGGAGGCCGCGGGCCTGATCCGGCGCGAGCGCGACGCCGGGGACCGGCGGGTCGTCCGGCTCTGCCTCACGCCCGAGGGCCTGGAACTGGCCCGCCGGGTGCACGCCGCGCGCTCGGACCAGGAGCGCGAGCTGCTGGCGGGGCTGGCGCCCGGAGACCGGCGCAGGCTCCCGGGACTGCTGGGTGCCCTCGGGCACACGCTCGGGGCCGGTGTCCCGGAGCGGTGA
- a CDS encoding XdhC family protein, translating into MRHVIDQAAAWQSSGVRFAMATVVRTWGSAPHGPGASMLVSEGGRIVGSVSGGCVEAAVCAIAEEVLAGAAPTVESWGVADGDAFAAGLTCGGTIEVLIREVGPDVPLGRIAAGLAAGVPVALVTPVDGGGGLAVGGGKVTGTLGAPERDRAAALAAEGMLGRAVSGLVTSGNVDGGGAECAPGQRLLVQSFAPRPQLLIFGAAEFARPLAGIGAVLGHRVTVCDARPAFAVAERFPGADEVVTDRPDRWFRAHEGRVDAATAVCVLTHDDRFDVPVLALALRSRAGYVGAMGSRRTHADRLVRLREAGASEREIARLDSPIGLDLGGRGAEETALSIMAGIIAARRGGSGLPLAGLTGSVHRT; encoded by the coding sequence GTGCGTCATGTCATCGACCAGGCAGCGGCCTGGCAGTCCTCCGGAGTCCGCTTCGCCATGGCGACCGTCGTACGCACCTGGGGCTCCGCGCCGCACGGCCCCGGTGCGTCCATGCTCGTGTCCGAGGGCGGACGGATCGTCGGCAGTGTGTCCGGCGGCTGCGTGGAGGCCGCCGTCTGCGCCATCGCGGAGGAGGTGCTCGCGGGCGCCGCGCCGACGGTCGAGAGCTGGGGAGTCGCGGACGGCGACGCCTTCGCGGCCGGCCTGACCTGTGGCGGCACGATCGAGGTGCTGATCCGCGAGGTCGGCCCGGACGTGCCCCTCGGCAGGATCGCGGCCGGTCTCGCGGCCGGCGTACCGGTGGCCCTGGTCACCCCCGTCGACGGCGGCGGGGGGCTGGCGGTCGGCGGCGGGAAGGTGACCGGAACGCTGGGAGCTCCGGAGAGGGACCGGGCGGCGGCCCTGGCCGCCGAAGGCATGCTGGGCCGGGCCGTCAGCGGGCTGGTGACCAGCGGAAACGTGGACGGCGGCGGAGCGGAATGCGCGCCGGGGCAGCGCCTGCTGGTGCAGTCCTTCGCGCCCCGTCCGCAGTTGCTGATCTTCGGCGCGGCGGAGTTCGCCCGCCCGTTGGCGGGCATCGGGGCCGTGCTCGGGCACCGGGTGACGGTGTGCGACGCCCGGCCCGCGTTCGCGGTGGCCGAGCGGTTCCCGGGCGCCGACGAGGTCGTCACCGACCGGCCCGACCGCTGGTTCCGCGCCCACGAGGGCCGGGTCGACGCGGCGACGGCGGTGTGCGTGCTGACCCACGACGACCGCTTCGACGTCCCCGTCCTCGCGCTCGCGCTGCGCAGCCGGGCCGGTTACGTGGGGGCGATGGGCAGCCGTCGTACCCATGCGGACCGGCTCGTGCGACTGCGGGAAGCGGGGGCGAGCGAGAGGGAGATCGCGCGGCTCGACTCGCCGATCGGGCTGGATCTCGGCGGCCGGGGAGCGGAGGAGACCGCCCTGTCGATCATGGCGGGCATCATCGCCGCACGGCGCGGCGGCAGCGGACTGCCCCTCGCCGGACTGACCGGGTCCGTGCACCGTACGTGA